TGCTGCCCGAGCTGTCCCGCGAGTTCCGAGCTTCCAGTATCGCCGTGGCGGCCACCGTGAGCGCCACCACCCTCGCCATGGCGCTGTGCTCTCCACTCGTGGGCCTGCTGGCCGACGCGTCAGGACGCAAACGACTGCTCGTCGCAGCCCTGCTGCTGCTGGCCGCCCCATGTCTGCTGATCGCCCACGCCACCACGTTGAGCGCGCTGACGGCCTGGCGCTTTGTCCAGGGCGTGCTGATTCCCGGCGTGACCGTCGTCGCTACTGCCTACATCGTCGAGGAATGCGATCCCCGGCGTGTTCCCTCGGTGCTGGCCGCCTACATCACGGGTACGGTGGTGGGCGGATTCGGTGGACGGTTCATCAGTGGTCTCGTGGCGGAGGCCTACCACTGGCGGACGGCGTTCGAGGTGGTGGCCGTCACGAACGTTCTCGCGGCCCTCATTGTGTGGCTGGCACTGCCCCGAGCACGCCATTTCGTGCCTCAGGCAGTCGGCCAATCGCTGCCCCGCCTGCGCGAGCACCTGGGGAACGCGGCCCTGCTGGCTGCCTGCGCGGTCGGCTTCGGCTTGCTGTTCGCGCTGGTGGGAATCTTTACGTTTGTCAATTTTCACCTCGCTGACGCTCCCTACCACCTCGGACCTTCCGCGCTCGGCAGCGTGTTCGCGGTCTACCTGCTGGGCGTCGTGGTCACGCCGCCTTCAGGGCGGCTGGTGGCCCGCTTCGGGCATCAGCACGTGCTGCTGGGTGCGCTGGGCATGGCGTCAGCGGGCTTTCTGCTGACGCTGTTTTCCGATCTGCCGCTGATCGTCCTGGGTCTGGCAATCGGGTCCAGTGGCATCTTCATTGCGCAGGCCACGGCCACCGGATACGTCGCACTTTCGGTGCAGCGTGGCCGTTCGCTCGCTTCAGGCCTCTACAACGCGGTGTACTACGCTGGGGGCGCCACCGGGGCGGTGCTGGTCGGTCTGGTCTACGCCCGCGTGGGCTGGCCTGGCGCGGTAGCGGCAGTCCTGGCCGCGCTGGGGGTGGCTGCCGTGCTGGGAGTGCGGACCTGGCGGACTCCGGCCTGAGCGTTTGCGCGGACGCCTTCAGCACTGGAATGTGCTTTTCGGAATGTGGGCCGCGTACCGAGAAGCCTCAGGACAGCAGTGACGGCAAGGAAACAGTGCCCAACGGGCCTTGCTGCACGATGCTCCCGACTTCCAGGTGTGCGGCGTGCGTCACGAAAGGCGGCAGGTCTGCCAGGCGGTGGACCACAAAGACAAACTGCGTATCCAGCCTGGCCAGCCGCTCGAACTCTTCCATCAGCCGCGCCTTGAAGGCGTCGTCGAGGTAATCGAACGGTTCGTCGAGCAACAGCAGGCGTGGCTGTGCTGCCAGGGCGCGGGCGAACAGCAACTTCTTGAGCTGTCCGTGCGACAGTTCGAGCGCCGGGCGTTCCAGCAGCGGCGTCAGATCCAGCCGATTGGTGATTCCGGCCAGCACCTGTTGCTGCGTTTCCGTCAGCGCCCCGGCCACCCCGACCGAGCCGAAAAAGCCCGAAGCCACCACGGTGGCGCCTGAAACGTCCCGTTTGTGACGCGCCTGCTCCTCGGCCGAGATCAGGCCGATCAGGCGCCGCCGCTCGGTCAGGGTGGCGCGTGGAGAGAGGCCAAAACGCCGTACCCGCGCGCCCACGGCCGGATGCACCTCGCCCGCGATGAGCCGGGCCAGGCTGCTCTTTCCGGCGCCGTTGGGGCCGACCAGGGCCCAGTGTTCGTGCGTCCGCAGGTGCCAGTTCACTTCTCGCAGCACACGAACGTCGTTCAGGTACACGTCCGCCTCCTCGATTTCCACCAGCAGCTCGCCCGTTGGGGAGGGGGCAGGAGCGCGCCGCGGTACCGCACGCTCCTGGTGGGCCCGCACCGGGCCGCTGCACGTGGCGCTTCCCCCGACCAGCTGCAGGTGGTGCGTGGTGCTGGCCAGGAACTCTTCGCGGCGATGCGTGCTGTACAGCACGGTCAGGCCCTGTCCGGCCAAATCGTCGACCAGTTCGCGCAGCCTGATGTGCGAGGCGCGGTCCACGCCTTCCCAGAATTCGTCGAGGAGCAGCACCTGTGGCTCACCGGCGAGGGCGCGCGCCAACAGGACCTGTCGGCGCTGGCCCGTCGAGAGCGAGCGGATATCCCGCTGCGCGAGGTGGGCGAGATTCAGCCGGTCGATGGCGCTGCGGGCGCGTTCCTGTTGCCCGTCCTGCAACGGAAAAGGCGGCAGCGCCGAGCCGCTGAGGCCACTTTGCACCACCTGCTCGCCGCTCAGCGTCCAGTCGCTGCGGGCGTACCAGTCGCTCA
The Deinococcus peraridilitoris DSM 19664 genome window above contains:
- a CDS encoding MFS transporter produces the protein MTRFPTLVVALVGCAVFLNVYTTQALLPELSREFRASSIAVAATVSATTLAMALCSPLVGLLADASGRKRLLVAALLLLAAPCLLIAHATTLSALTAWRFVQGVLIPGVTVVATAYIVEECDPRRVPSVLAAYITGTVVGGFGGRFISGLVAEAYHWRTAFEVVAVTNVLAALIVWLALPRARHFVPQAVGQSLPRLREHLGNAALLAACAVGFGLLFALVGIFTFVNFHLADAPYHLGPSALGSVFAVYLLGVVVTPPSGRLVARFGHQHVLLGALGMASAGFLLTLFSDLPLIVLGLAIGSSGIFIAQATATGYVALSVQRGRSLASGLYNAVYYAGGATGAVLVGLVYARVGWPGAVAAVLAALGVAAVLGVRTWRTPA
- a CDS encoding ATP-binding cassette domain-containing protein, which translates into the protein MTPLLQLEHVSVNVAGRAALHDLCWTLAKGDVWAITGPNGAGKSTFFRLVRGDLWPTLGERTYTLNGVPTRSPLQARERFALVSPELSDWYARSDWTLSGEQVVQSGLSGSALPPFPLQDGQQERARSAIDRLNLAHLAQRDIRSLSTGQRRQVLLARALAGEPQVLLLDEFWEGVDRASHIRLRELVDDLAGQGLTVLYSTHRREEFLASTTHHLQLVGGSATCSGPVRAHQERAVPRRAPAPSPTGELLVEIEEADVYLNDVRVLREVNWHLRTHEHWALVGPNGAGKSSLARLIAGEVHPAVGARVRRFGLSPRATLTERRRLIGLISAEEQARHKRDVSGATVVASGFFGSVGVAGALTETQQQVLAGITNRLDLTPLLERPALELSHGQLKKLLFARALAAQPRLLLLDEPFDYLDDAFKARLMEEFERLARLDTQFVFVVHRLADLPPFVTHAAHLEVGSIVQQGPLGTVSLPSLLS